In Hemicordylus capensis ecotype Gifberg chromosome 3, rHemCap1.1.pri, whole genome shotgun sequence, one DNA window encodes the following:
- the LOC128350780 gene encoding DPY30 domain-containing protein 1-like: METDVEYLKRCIGRCLAEGLAEMADCQPADPIAFLAYWIYGYKKRLNEEEERKRERAQLKQEQEEAVMKLERIEKLREEGHLVAQKFAEQQKIFSEQHPENSVAELTDTYGAPKFSFEEKDVKSLTGIKEKEVIVPEENEITESKEKALENALDQDDLNFKKSELNEMPVELHTTITFKNILTETIVDEDVNQIPKEIMGGTGGNQPERNKGTEDEYDTQTEGNTSDEEYKSGQDLNSD, encoded by the exons ATGGAAACAGATGTAGAATACCTGAAGAGGTGCATAGGAAGATGCTTAGCTGAGGGACTTGCTGAGATGGCTGACTGTCAACCAGCAGACCCAATTGCTTTCCTGGCATACTGGATTTACGGCTACAAGAAGAGATTaaatgaagaagaagag aggaagagagagagggccCAGCTGaaacaggaacaggaagaagCTGTCATGAAACTGGAGAGGATAGAAAAACTAAGAGAAGAAGGGCACTTGGTTGCCCAGAAATTTGCAGAACAGCAGAAG ATCTTTTCAGAGCAACATCCAGAAAATTCTGTAGCAGAACTAACTGATACGTATGGAGCACCAAAGTTTTCTTTTGAAGAAAAAGATGTAAAAAGCTTAACA GGGATTAAAGAGAAAGAAGTTATTGTTCCAGAAGAAAATGAAATTACTGAGTCAAAGGAAAAGGCATTAGAAAATGCACTGGATCAAGAtgacttaaattttaaaaagagtgaATTGAATGAGATGCCTGTTGAGCTGCATACTACCATAACTTTCAAGAACATCCTGACTGAGACAATTGTGGATGAAGATGTGAATCAGATTCCCAAAGAGATTATGGGTGGCACAGGGGGAAACCAGCCAGAACGTAACAAAGGAACTGAGGATGAATATGATACACAAACCGAAGGCAACACTTCAGATGAGGAATACAAATCTGGTCAAGATCTGAATTCAGACTAA